The following are from one region of the Candidatus Acidulodesulfobacterium ferriphilum genome:
- the moaA gene encoding GTP 3',8-cyclase MoaA produces the protein MPAAFHLQRRHALLNAGKRRAEPALFRASGQGNDKREDKIILNTPKPLIDSHGRKITYLRVSITDRCNLRCVYCMPEKGINPLSHSEIISYEDILRFVNVLANHGVNKIRITGGEPLVRKGLVDFTRNLGKITGITDISMTTNGTLLEKYAAELYNAGLKRINISLDSLKEDRFRQISRMGNLKDVLMGIKLAQKTGFNPIKINTVLIKGINDDEIIDFVNFAREFEINLRFIEYMPIGGNITETITSKWIEEKIRSVFDGFELISGNGYQAVSKEYGFKDSNAVIGFISPLSEHFCTGCNRLRLTASGKLRLCLFYDSEYDIKEILSVGRDDEAIFNWVAGLIQLKQDKHNFSEKAKKPGSLLWANDFMNGIGG, from the coding sequence ATTCCTGCCGCCTTTCACCTGCAAAGGCGGCATGCACTTTTAAACGCAGGCAAAAGACGTGCAGAGCCTGCCCTCTTCAGAGCTTCTGGGCAGGGGAACGACAAACGAGAGGATAAAATTATTTTGAATACGCCAAAACCTTTGATAGACAGCCATGGCCGGAAAATAACCTATTTAAGGGTAAGCATAACGGACAGGTGCAACTTAAGATGCGTTTATTGCATGCCGGAAAAAGGGATTAATCCTTTAAGCCACAGCGAGATAATATCTTATGAGGATATTTTGAGATTTGTTAATGTCCTGGCAAATCACGGGGTTAATAAGATAAGAATTACCGGCGGCGAGCCCTTAGTGAGGAAGGGCTTAGTGGACTTTACCCGCAATTTGGGTAAAATAACGGGCATAACCGATATTTCCATGACCACGAACGGAACGCTTCTTGAAAAATATGCAGCCGAGCTTTATAATGCAGGACTCAAAAGGATTAATATAAGCCTTGATTCTTTGAAAGAAGACAGGTTCCGGCAAATTTCGAGGATGGGCAATTTAAAAGATGTTTTAATGGGCATAAAGCTTGCGCAAAAAACAGGTTTTAACCCCATAAAAATCAATACGGTACTGATAAAAGGGATAAATGACGACGAGATAATAGATTTCGTAAATTTTGCAAGGGAATTTGAAATTAACTTAAGGTTTATCGAATATATGCCTATCGGCGGAAATATTACGGAAACTATCACATCAAAATGGATTGAGGAGAAAATAAGAAGCGTGTTTGACGGCTTTGAGCTGATTTCAGGGAACGGGTATCAAGCGGTTAGTAAAGAATATGGATTTAAGGATAGCAACGCGGTTATCGGATTTATAAGTCCGTTATCGGAGCATTTTTGCACAGGCTGCAACAGGTTGCGGCTTACGGCTTCTGGCAAACTAAGGCTTTGCCTTTTTTACGACAGCGAATATGACATTAAAGAAATTCTAAGCGTCGGACGGGATGACGAAGCTATTTTTAACTGGGTTGCAGGTTTAATCCAGTTAAAACAGGATAAGCATAATTTTAGCGAAAAGGCTAAAAAGCCCGGTTCTTTATTATGGGCTAACGATTTTATGAACGGAATCGGCGGGTAA